From the Rhodothermales bacterium genome, the window GCGTGCGCGCGACCGAGCCTGAGTGCGTCGAAATGCCAACCCCTGAGGCTAGAGGCACCGAGCCTGCTCGGAGGTCGTCGGCCAGCGCTGCTGCGGTCGCGTAGCGTCGATCTACATCCTTGCTGAGTGCCGCGTTGACCACCTCGGCGAGGTCGTCCGGCACGTCAGGGCGAACGGACTGAATGGGCTGAGGCTCCTCGTTCAGTATGCCGTAGATAAGTGCCTGTTCATAGTCGGCGGCAAAGGGACGTCTGCCGGAGAGCATCTCGTAGAGGACGACACCCAGCGACCAGACGTCCGAGCGCGAATCCAGTTCATCCCCGCGCGCCTGCTCCGGTGACATGTACGCCGCGGTACCCAGCGTGCTGTCTTCGGCGGTGAGCTCGACGGCCGTGCCCGCGAGTTTGGCCAGTCCGAAGTCCAGGATCTTGGCCACCCCTTCCTCGGTGACAATAATGTTGCCCGGCTTGATATCCCTGTGAACGATACCCTTTCGGTGAGCGGCCGCCAGCCCGTCAGCGGCCTGCACGACGATACCGACAGCCTCCGACAAATCGATCGGGCCGTTTTCGATCCGCTCCTTCAGAGTTGAGCCGGAATAGAAGGCCATGACGATATACGTCTGACCGTCCTCCGACTCACCGATGTCATGGATCGTGCAGATGTGCTGGTGATCGAGCGACGACGCCGTCTTCGCCTCTCGTACGAATCTCTCCCGCGCCGAAGCGTCGCTCGTGAACTGCTGGGGGAGGAATTTTAGGGCGACGTCGCGGTCGAGGCGTGTGTCGCGGGCCTTGTACACGATGCCCATTCCGCCTCGACCCAGTTCCTCCAGAATCTCGTAGTGCGATACGGTTTTGCCGATCATAACATTGGTTGCTGGTGAGATCGGAAGATACTAAACGCGCCTGTTGGCTGACGGGAGGGATGTCCTGGACCTGTGACGCGGAGTCGCGCGTACGTGGCGATGGCCATGTAGGATGCGGGTCGGTCGAAGAGAAATGGGGCATTCCGCTGAAGGAATACCCCGTTGAACGAGCGGCGTTGAGATGTATGCGAGGAAGGTGTCGCCCGATGGTTGCTACAGGCTTACTCCCAGTCCGAACACCAGGAATGTGCGCTCGGTGTTCGGATTCAAGATGTAGCTGACGCTCACAGGAAGTTCGATGCTGTCGTTGAGTTTGATCGATCTCGATGCGGCGATCCCCACATTGACGAGCGCGAACCCGTACGTGCCGCAGAAGCCGCTCTCGCCGGCGACGGCGCCCAGCACCAATCCGAGTTCGGCCCCATCGAGCGCCACCGGATAGGAGGTCTCGAGGTACAGCGAATTGTCCGGATCATTGTGCACGAACATGGCGCCGTACAAGGTTATCGGAAACTCTTCCGGACCTGTATAACTTCCGTACGGTTCGATCCAGTGCGCGCCCGCGCCATTGCCGTCGAAATTGAAGCAGCCGGCGCCGCCGGGCGCGGGGAAGTAGTAGTCGGTGACGCCGACGGAGAACGAGCCGGACGACTTCTTCTCGAACGTGTACCCGATCCAGAGATCGTGTTCGTTGACGCCGGCAGACTCCGGGATCGCCCCGTAGGATGCCCAGGATCCGAACTCGAAGCCGCCGGTTGCAACCGATACAGTGGGCTGGATGCTGAGTGATTCGCCAACGTCAGTGCCTCGCCATACGTAGCGGCTCACCGCGTCGGCGCCCACACTTACGGTCTCGCCGGCGGCAACTGTCGAGACCAGTACGGAGACGGGGACCGCCATGAGCAGTGCAACCAGTCCGTTTCTATAGAGGGATGGAGTTTGCATTCTGAAGGGGGTCACGTTTTTTGTTGGTGATTGATCTCCTGCCTTCTGGCCGAGCCGCGATCGAGTGAGCGTGTGGCCTGGGCTAGCCGCGAATCGTGAAGGAATGATGAAGATATCATCAATCTGTAAGGTCGCGCTCATTTATTGCGTGTTATTTAATGGTGGTGTCTGCCCATTCGCCTTCAAAAGGAGAGATGTGGAAGGGCTTCCGGTTTAATTATTTAATATGGAAGCGCTACCGGAGACGGGCCAAAAACGCCTGTATTGCCGCAACGGGCGGTCAAGGGGGCCTTGCAACTGAGGCTCCCCGGTCCCGTTCTTTGGACAATTCGCATGCCCAGCCGCGGCCCCGTATGAGCTTCCACCATCAATACCGTCCTGCTCTCCGAGCACGCCTGCGCGTGCGACCGGCCGCCACGGATACGATGCAGCGTAGCATGACCGCCCTGTGGATTACCCCGTCCGCAGACCTTCCCCGGATCACCGGACCCGCGCTCGTCAGCGCTCTGTTGCTCGACCTCCTCCTCATTCTCAGCCTCGTCCTTAGAGGCTGATCCACCGGTCGATCCCTCGCCTCCATCGAGCGCGAGCCGAGCAGGTAAAACACTCGAGGGGTCGATCACACCCCCAGAGCCACCGCCATGCCACCGCGTCCAAAACGAAGAAGCGATACCGTCAAGAAGGGATTCGAGAGAGCCCCGCACCGGAGTCTGCTGAAGGCCACCGGCCAGATCCGTGACGATGCGGACTTTGACCGACCCTTCGTCGGGATATGCAACTCCTACATCGACCTTATCCCGGGGCACGTGCACCTGCAGGAGTTCGGCCGCGTCGTAAAAGAGGCGGTCCGCGAGGCAGGAGCCGTCCCGTTCGAATTCAATACCATCGGGGTCGACGATGGCATTGCCATGGGTCACATCGGCATGCGGTACTCGCTACCATCCCGCGAATTGATCGCCGACTCCGTTGAGACCGTTGCCGCCGCGCACTGGCTCGACGGGCTCGTCTGCATCCCCAATTGCGACAAGATTGTGCCGGGGATGCTGATGGCTGCTTTGAGGCTGAACATTCCGGTGATCTTTGTGTCCGGCGGGCCAATGAAGGCGGGCAAGACGCCGGCAGGGGAGACGGTTGATCTGATCTCGGTCTTTGAGGGTGTCGGGCTTCGCCAGAAAGGCGAAATAGATGATGCCGAACTGAAGATCCTGGAAGATTTCGGATGTCCGACCTGTGGATCGTGTTCCGGCATGTTCACGGCCAACTCGATGAACTGCATCATGGAGGCGCTCGGGCTCGCGCTTCCTGGCAATGGCTCGATCCTCGCGGTCGACCCGCGACGCGAAGAACTGGCTCGAAAGGCCGCTTCGAAGATCGTCGATCTGATCGATGCCGATCTCAAACCTCGCGACATCGTTACGCGCGACGCATTCGACGATGCGTTCGCTCTCGACATGGCGATGGGCGGATCGACCAACACGATTCTGCATCTTCTGGCGGCCGCGCACGAAGCCGAGATTCCTTACGACCTGCATCGCATCAATCAGATCTCAAGTCAGGTCCCCTATCTCTGTAAAGTTGCTCCCGCCACGCGCAACGTCCACATGGAAGATGTAGATAATGCAGGCGGCGTCCCGGCCATACTCAAAGAGCTTTCAAGCATCGGCGTGTTGCATCTCGATCGCCCGACCGTCACGGGTCTCACGGTGGGCGAGAATCTCGAGCAAGCCACGAATCATCGGCCGGAGCTCATTCGATCGGTGGATAACGCGTTTCGTCCTACCGGCGGACTCTCCGTCCTCTTCGGTAATCTCGCTCCCGACGGTTGTGTGGTGAAGACGGGGGCTGTAGCCGACGACATGCTCGCGTTCGAGGGGAGCGCACGCATATACGAAAATCAGGATGATGCAGTCGCGGGAATTCTCGGTGGTGAGGTGACGGCCGGCGATGTTGTGGTGATTCGCTACGAAGGACCGCGCGGCGGACCAGGCATGCCGGAGATGCTCCAGCCAACATCCGCGCTCGCAGGCATGGGACTCGACAAATCCGTCGCCATGCTGACCGATGGCCGGTTCTCGGGAGGAACGCGCGGCCTGTCCATCGGACACTGCTCACCGGAGGCGGCCTCCGGTGGACCGATTGCTCTTGTTGTACCGGGTGATCGCATCTTGATCGACATCAACTCGCGAAGCATCCAGCTCCAGGTATCCGAAGAGGAAATCGAACGACGCCGCTCGGAGCTGCTGCCGTTTCAACCGAAGATTCGGGGTGGCTATCTGGAGCGATACACCTTCTTTGTTACGAGCGCCTCGGACGGCGCCGTGCTGCGTGTGCCGACGACGGACCCGGCAAATTCCGCAAACAGACAGCGCACCGCCGAAGCCCGGCCACACCAGGTTGTCCGCTGAGGGACGCCAGAGCGCAATCATCATTACCCGATTATCCCGGAGCAGTAATGCAGTCAGACATGCTAGCCAGACAGAAAACGGGTACGAACGGCCATTCGGCCGGATCTGCCGCATCGTCTAATGGCCAGAACCACATGGCCGGCCAGACTATGAGTGGAGCGGAGATCCTCATCCGATCGCTTGAGGCCGAAGGCGTCGAGATCGTGTTCGGGCACCCGGGTGGCGCCGTCATCAAGATCTATGACGAATTGGCGCGTCTCAAGCCATCATTCAAGCACGTACTCGTTCGTCACGAGCAGGGTGGTACTCACGCTGCCGAGGGATATGCCAAGGCGACGGGCAAGGTCGGAACCGTTCTCGTCACAAGCGGCCCGGGCGCCACGAACTGTGTCACCGGCATTGCGGATGCGTACATGGATTCGGTTCCGATCGTTGTATTCACCGGACAGGTCCCGACACAACTCATCGGCAACGACGCGTTTCAGGAATGCGACACGATCGGCGTCACCCGGAGCATCACGAAGCACAGCTTCCTGGTCCGCGACGTCA encodes:
- the ilvD gene encoding dihydroxy-acid dehydratase; translated protein: MPPRPKRRSDTVKKGFERAPHRSLLKATGQIRDDADFDRPFVGICNSYIDLIPGHVHLQEFGRVVKEAVREAGAVPFEFNTIGVDDGIAMGHIGMRYSLPSRELIADSVETVAAAHWLDGLVCIPNCDKIVPGMLMAALRLNIPVIFVSGGPMKAGKTPAGETVDLISVFEGVGLRQKGEIDDAELKILEDFGCPTCGSCSGMFTANSMNCIMEALGLALPGNGSILAVDPRREELARKAASKIVDLIDADLKPRDIVTRDAFDDAFALDMAMGGSTNTILHLLAAAHEAEIPYDLHRINQISSQVPYLCKVAPATRNVHMEDVDNAGGVPAILKELSSIGVLHLDRPTVTGLTVGENLEQATNHRPELIRSVDNAFRPTGGLSVLFGNLAPDGCVVKTGAVADDMLAFEGSARIYENQDDAVAGILGGEVTAGDVVVIRYEGPRGGPGMPEMLQPTSALAGMGLDKSVAMLTDGRFSGGTRGLSIGHCSPEAASGGPIALVVPGDRILIDINSRSIQLQVSEEEIERRRSELLPFQPKIRGGYLERYTFFVTSASDGAVLRVPTTDPANSANRQRTAEARPHQVVR